One stretch of Eupeodes corollae chromosome 2, idEupCoro1.1, whole genome shotgun sequence DNA includes these proteins:
- the LOC129944750 gene encoding uncharacterized protein LOC129944750 — translation MKNTKTEDCFFQSESSFQELLFAVKDGFQKHLELFKTNLDVQINVIDSMWVISQRFLILTRGAVCMCSYPQEQCDREEREIRAGFKLKRKELHKSNYTLSVSLEDLKQMCQSFDKALTNTIDPSLPSQIIEGNNERKPIYFYIEFYADFFKFLRDIQNQLTWLKPMLYVDDIKSILEYKNHLQPNKTELDYFEKSLYEFSNQK, via the exons atgaaaaatactaaaactgaagattgtttttttcaatCCGAAAGTTCATTTCAAGAATTGCTTTTTGCAGTAAAGGATGGATTTCAGAAACATTTAGAATTGTTCAAAACCAATCTGGATGTACAAATCAATGTAATTGATTCGATGTGGGTTATCAGTCagcgatttttaattcttacGAG aggTGCTGTGTGTATGTGTTCATATCCTCAGGAACAATGTGATCGAGAAGAACGCGAAATACGTGcaggttttaaattgaaaagaaaagaactCCACAAATCAAA CTATACATTGTCAGTATCATTGGAGGATTTGAAACAAATGTGCCAATCATTCGACAAAGCTTTGACAAACACCATCGATCCAAGTTTGCCAAGTCAAATTATTGAAGGCAATAACGAACGTAAACCAATTTACTTCTACATTGAGTTCTatgctgatttttttaaatttcttcgaGACATCCAAAATCAATTGACTTGGTTAAAACCGATGTTGTATGTCGATGACATCAAATCGATTTTAGAATACAAAAACCATTTGCAACCAAATAAGACTGAATTAGATTACTTTGAAAAATCTTTGTACGAATTTTCAAACCAGAAATAA
- the LOC129944311 gene encoding receptor-mediated endocytosis protein 6 homolog produces the protein MDGDGEGNLLEIMDLARTLRQEQLFIQNEQAAFATLTESLALSSSQIAELAYICAQQRQNLNDLITSRPETGPSVCCSRANCLENTKFIDANKVKFLKYEYTIAYVELFNYLYRTPYVLAMALSTGDRIPEITPSQMNSVNHTIATGLYGNAIHTKDVETLLKLLRELIEIQIAVSENPRRMIRAGSSSFARLFHRLNESMFSAKIFLTAALYEPLMNVLVESETMLDVDPNKVVKNFNSKERLKRFGEETAVDYQEKVQKFREEIITKLHKLASSFISNITSNWSLFPSTLRWLIQIMCHQLKQAQTNEKDINEIITDMVFTHFICPAIVSPDILGIIDAPISELARFNLMQIGQIIQMLALMKYQDVDPKFSEVYQLFDANIVSKLLDLLLVSDSGEDVVAIRSQQSDFERAHLLVTQSELNTFIEFFRVLLQSDELALLEEDRLKLKKIIDHLPEHVQVNGNGGADVPVASTSPTEFPLRSKHGLINLGKSTKNKLSKSLSNGAASLTNGHSSAAHSPPNVHAVEENEPVLVFRICISDDNTLQPLTEEEVLKMNAIGQEITDDSNNIEKLETDSMEGGPLLRPLHAKTTRFSLSHDDASIGNSDNLEAVSEAPSNHSVTSSLELEENDQNDNLSDMVSANVSGRGTPNISGRDTPSSQVTDGESVTNVIPTPQMAKLLSKARSDIEDKFCKFEIKKLMEGDETVSIISDTWSTDVLASDSETLDANERDRNFSTPLIPSAVVLPGDNNFDPLSNAIPQANYLEGSETRSESNWSTDVLVSDSEKLAEVDTDDNLSITAKSDITNASVAENLCTPDSPFFAPRAMNVNYNPAESPAESVAGVPNGEPSQDSAFFDGTGLQAISSLARSSVRTTNQYSGENSFQQNYKSDKESFLSPRMRRQNSAESSISSQSLNMEDKPSTSRPKKRQNRASTASVKDLIDFSDFDDAGGAVGIEEKVVPVNEDEGESFSDIFEAVVVHRRSGNEQRSPPCDDGRRNGIRVESVKASESINSSLVNIRRHQSLNYENHEIIVNKNTQRITMTESSVSDDVKSQQQQNHLTDEAMITLKTEELTLNGPTHSSLENVVPTPQAPSTSLSATTTAKPNKSTGAIPKSISFDASADKAARNNMHMRRLQQEHSLKAALIPTTSISAAVTHGVNGSGIFNKLKQNFFKNRRGNKQHHATTDDFPSRNVSFCTNAETLEFNDVNMQVDSAASGVGGGAANDQQYCDNNEDILAKYRTKAYASNSTTNSNSTDNSCHVNRKNSSDSDNRIPSVVLHDKVVAFNVVKRKIRKVLSKTDLHTGDFRHTTFSNASPLLTYMQIQMAQAINLQNSQQISFVSEAIRCLATLEPAQHQQLMEELQSDILKRQSYLQYLMRYRQNLLLITENISQFEQRLRSETKICNRHLVAVCVRMFLEKREARIETFHEDFIKLTAIDDRIYLLDVLMKDLMLELGEGGSLHGMAEWQLQEARKSIERALLQRLYQHVMFPNEDVDMHRDKVLNEHIRKLQQVIKPSHPALRIPPEYLTEAPWTFAQQQLYYISAYTTPQEKLQCVIRCITNIMNLLQMACDRVPAADDLLPVLIYVVIKANPPYLLSTIEYVTSFIGEKLDGEEQFYWTQFCSVVQFIKTMDY, from the exons atgGACGGAGATGGCGAAGGTAATTTGTTGGAGATAATGGATCTTGCGCGTACCTTACGCCAAGAACAACTCTTTATCCAAAATGAACAAGCTGCCTTTGCAACATTAACCGAATCGTTGGCTTTGAGCTCTTCACAAATAGCTGAG CTCGCTTACATTTGTGCTCAACAAAGACAAAATCTCAACGACCTGATCACTTCTCGTCCCGAAACGGGTCCCTCAGTTTGTTGTAGTCGTGCTAATTGTCTTGAGAACACTAAGTTCATCGATGCAAATAAAGTTAAGTTTCTTAAATATGag TACACTATTGCCTATGTGGAGCTTTTCAACTATCTCTACAGGACTCCTTATGTCTTGGCTATGGCTCTGTCAACAGGCGATCGCATTCCAGAGATCACTCCAAGTCAAATGAATTCCGTCAATCATACCATAGCCACAGGACTCTATGGCAATGCAATTCATACGAAGGATGTGGAGACTTTGCTCAAGCTACTGCGAGAACTAATTGAGATACAAATTGCAGTGAGTGAAAATCCGCGACGAATGATTCGAGCGGGGTCTTCATCATTTGCGCGGCTCTTTCATCGTCTGAACGAATCGATGTTCTCGGCGAAGATATTCCTCACGGCCGCATTATACGAACCACTTATGAATGTGCTTGTTGAGAGCGAGACGATGCTGGACGTCGATCCCAATAAAGTGGTCAAGAATTTCAACAGCAAAGAGAGGCTAAAAAGATTCGGCGAAGAAACAGCCGTAGACTATCAGGAAAAAGTTCAGAAATTCCGTGAGGAAATCATAACGAAGCTCCATAAGCTTGCCAGTTCGTTCATTTCGAATATAACCTCAAATTGGTCACTTTTCCCTTCGACTCTGCGATGGCTCATTCAAATTATGTGCCATCAGCTGAAGCAGGCACAAACCAACGAGAAGGACATCAATGAAATCATCACAGATATGGTTTTTACGCATTTCATTTGTCCAGCTATCGTCAGTCCGGATATTCTGGGCATCATAGACGCCCCAATCTCCGAGCTGGCTCGTTTTAATCTCATGCAAATTGGACAAATCATTCAGATGCTGGCTCTTATGAAGTATCAAGATGTGGATCCCAAGTTCAGCGAGGTCTATCAACTTTTCGATGCGAATATTGTCAGTAAGCTGCTGGACTTGCTGCTGGTCAGCGACTCGGGGGAGGATGTCGTCGCTATCAGATCGCAGCAGAGTGATTTTGAGAGGGCACATCTGCTCGTCACCCAATCGGAGCTAAATACATTCATTGAGTTCTTTAGAGTTCTGTTGCAAAGTGATGAACTGGCTCTGTTGGAAGAGGATCGTCTCAAACTCAAAAAGATCATCGATCATCTCCCGGAACATGTTCAAGTGAATGGGAATGGAGGAGCTGATGTGCCTGTAGCCAGTACGAGCCCGACAGAATTCCCACTTCGTTCGAAGCATGGCCTTATCAATTTGGGAAAGAGCACGAAAAATAAGCTCTCCAAGAGCCTCAGCAATGGCGCAGCCTCTTTGACTAATGGCCATTCTTCGGCGGCTCATTCTCCTCCTAACGTGCATGCAGTGGAAGAGAACGAGCCAGTTTTGGTATTCCGCATTTGCATTTCTGACGACAACACTTTGCAACCGCTCACCGAAGAGGAGGTCCTCAAGATGAATGCCATTGGACAGGAAATTACCGACGATTCAAATAATATTGAGAAGCTAGAAACCGATAGTATGGAAGGAGGGCCTTTGCTGCGTCCTCTGCATGCCAAAACAACGAGATTTTCCCTCTCACACGACGATGCCTCGATCGGAAACTCAGATAACCTCGAGGCTGTGAGTGAAGCTCCGAGCAATCACTCGGTGACGAGCTCTCTGGAATTGGAGGAAAACGACCAGAATGATAATCTCTCCGATATGGTTTCGGCGAACGTCTCGGGCCGTGGAACCCCAAATATCTCTGGCCGAGATACGCCCTCATCTCAGGTAACAGACGGTGAGTCAGTGACCAATGTGATTCCGACTCCCCAGATGGCCAAGTTGCTGTCCAAGGCCCGTTCGGATATCGAGGATAAATTTTGCAAATTCGAAATCAAGAAATTGATGGAAGGTGATGAGACTGTTTCGATAATTTCGGATACTTGGAGCACGGACGTCCTGGCGAGTGATTCTGAAACTCTGGATGCCAATGAACGGGATCGAAATTTCTCGACGCCACTCATTCCATCGGCAGTGGTTCTGCCAGGTGACAATAATTTTGACCCCCTATCGAATGCAATTCCTCAGGCCAACTACTTGGAAGGCTCTGAGACGCGGTCCGAGTCGAACTGGAGCACCGATGTGCTCGTGAGTGATTCTGAGAAACTTGCCGAGGTCGATACTGACGATAACTTGAGCATCACTGCTAAATCGGACATAACAAACGCTTCGGTGGCCGAAAATCTCTGCACTCCCGACTCGCCCTTCTTCGCACCGCGTGCCATGAACGTCAATTACAACCCCGCCGAATCTCCTGCCGAGTCAGTTGCTGGAGTGCCTAATGGGGAACCCTCCCAGGACTCAGCTTTCTTCGATGGAACGGGTCTGCAGGCAATATCTTCACTAGCTCGCAGCTCAGTTCGCACTACAAACCAGTATTCGGGAGAGAACAGCTTTCAGCAGAACTACAAGAGTGACAAGGAATCTTTCCTCTCGCCGCGCATGAGGCGTCAGAACTCAGCCGAAAGCAGTATCTCCAGTCAGAGTCTCAACATGGAGGACAAGCCGTCGACATCGAGGCCGAAGAAGCGACAGAATAGGGCGTCGACTGCATCAGTCAAGGATCTCATAGATTTCTCAGATTTTGACGACGCTGGTGGTGCAGTGGGCATCGAGGAGAAGGTTGTGCCAGTGAACGAGGATGAGGGGGAATCATTTAGTGACATCTTCGAAGCTGTCGTTGTTCACCGCAGGTCGGGCAATGAACAAAGATCGCCCCCATGTGATGATGGACGTCGCAATGGGATCAGGGTAGAGTCAGTAAAAGCTTCGGAGAGCATCAACTCTTCGCTGGTCAATATCCGACGCCATCAGAGTTTGAATTATGAAAACCACGAgataattgtaaataaaaacacccAGAGGATTACTATGACGGAGTCATCTGTCAGCGATGACGTCAAATCCCAACAGCAACAGAATCATCTCACCGATGAAGCCATGATCACGCTCAAGACAGAGGAGCTGACTCTCAATGGCCCGACACATTCGTCTCTGGAAAATGTAGTTCCAACACCACAAGCTCCATCGACATCTTTGTCTGCAACCACAACCGCAAAACCCAACAAGTCCACAGGCGCCATCCCGAAATCAATAAGTTTCGATGCTTCGGCGGATAAGGCTGCGCGTAATAATATGCACATGCGTCGACTGCAGCAGGAACACTCCCTCAAGGCAGCTCTCATACCCACAACCAGCATAAGTGCCGCCGTCACTCACGGAGTCAATGGATCAGGGATATTCAATAAGCTGAAACAGAATTTCTTTAAGAATCGTCGTGGCAATAAGCAGCACCACGCAACCACCGATGATTTTCCCAGCCGCAATGTGTCATTTTGTACAAATGCCGAGACTCTGGAATTCAATGATGTTAATATGCAGGTCGATTCAGCTGCTTCAGGAGTTGGAGGAGGAGCAGCAAATGACCAGCAGTACTGTGATAACAACGAAGATATTTTAGCCAAGTATCGGACAAAAGCCTATGCGTCCAATTCGACAACGAACTCGAATTCCACGGACAATAGTTGTCATGTTAATCGAAAGAACTCCTCTGACAGCGACAATAG AATTCCTAGTGTTGTTTTGCATGACAAAGTGGTGGCTTTCAATGTGGTCAAGCGAAAGATTCGAAAAGTCTTATCCAAAACTGATCTTCATACTGGGGATTTCCGACACACCACC TTCTCAAATGCCTCTCCCTTGCTCACTTATATGCAAATTCAAATGGCCCAAGCAATTAATTTGCAAAATTCCCAACAAATCTCTTTCGTATCCGAGGCCATTCGATGTCTGGCGACTCTCGAACCAGCCCAGCATCAGCAGCTAATGGAGGAGCTACAAAGTGACATTCTTAAACGGCAAAGTTACCTGCAGTATCTTATGAGGTATCGCCAAAATTTACTCCTGATAACCGAGAATATCAGTCAATTCGAGCAACGTCTGAGAAGTGAAACGAAAATATGCAATCGACATTTGGTGGCGGTTTGCGTTCGAATGTTTCTCGAGAAACGAGAAGCTCGCATTGAGACTTTCCATGAAGATTTTATTAAGCTTACTGCAATTGACGATAGGATTTATTTGCTGGATGTTTTAATGAAAGATTTGATGTTGGAATTGGGTGAGGGTGGGTCGTTACATGGAATGGCTGAATGGCAGCTACAAGAGGCAAGAAAATCAATAGAAAGAGCTCTATTGCAGAGATTGTATCAACATGTGATGTTTCCAAATGAAGACGTTGATATGCATAGGGATAA AGTTTTAAATGAACATATCCGAAAACTTCAGCAAGTAATAAAACCATCTCATCCAGCGTTACGTATACCACCTGAGTATTTAACGGAAGCACCATGGACATTTGCTCAACAGCAGTTATATTATATATCAGCATATACGACTCCACAGGAGAAGCTACAGTGTGTTATAAG
- the LOC129946108 gene encoding protein BUD31 homolog yields the protein MPKVKRSRKPPPDGWELIEPTLEELEQKMREAETEPHEGKRINESLWPIFKIHHQKSRYIYDLFYRRKAISRELYEYCLKEKIADPNLIAKWKKSGYENLCCLRCIQTRDTNFGTNCICRVPKSKLEEGRVVECVHCGCRGCSG from the exons ATGCCCAAAGTAAAACGCAGCAGAAAACCACCTCCAGATGGTTGGGAATTAATTGAACCAACATTGGAAGAATTAGAGCAAAAGATGCGTGAAG CTGAGACAGAACCACATGAAGGCAAACGTATCAACGAATCCTTGTGGCCAATATTCAAGATTCACCATCAAAAGTCACGATATATCTATGATCTGTTTTATCGTCGCAAAGCCATTAGTCGTGAACTCTACGAGTATTGCTTGAAGGAGAAGATCGCAGATCCCAATTTAATTGCCAAATGGAAGAAATCTGGCTATGAGAATCTTTGTTGCCTGCGATGCATTCAAACCAGAGACACAAATTTCGGCACAAATTGCATTTGCAGAGTGCCGAAGTCGAAGTTGGAAGAGGGACGTGTTGTCGAGTGTGTGCATTGTGGATGTCGTGGATGTTCTGGATAG